The following are encoded together in the Equus quagga isolate Etosha38 chromosome 1, UCLA_HA_Equagga_1.0, whole genome shotgun sequence genome:
- the CHST13 gene encoding carbohydrate sulfotransferase 13 isoform X2, translated as MGRRCWRRRALAAACLGAALLLLGAAPRALRPAFENKALDSSWFGGKRSALQRLYDLDQGPLSALAEVHRQRRDLLRRACSRHTRRQRLLRPEDLRHVLVDDAHGLLYCYVPKVACTNWKRVLLALGGRARGDPRAIPAHEAHAPGRLRSLADFSPAEINRRLRAYLAFLFVREPFERLASAYRSKLARPYSAAFQRRYGARIVRRLRPRPAPDALARGHDVRFAEFLAYLLDPRTRRDEPFNEHWERAHALCHPCRLRYDVVGKFETLAEDAAFVLGLAGAPGLRFPAPPPRAPAAAARDQAARLFRDISPFYQRRLFGLYRMDFLLFNYSAPAYLRLR; from the exons ATGGGGAGGCGCTGCTGGCGGCGGCGCGCACTGGCGGCCGCGTGTCTGGGCGCCGCGCTCCTGCTCCTGGGCGCCGCGCCCCGCGCCCTGCGCCCGG CGTTTGAAAACAAGGCCCTGGACTCCAGCTGGTTTGGTGGGAAGAGGAGTGCCCTGCAGAGGCTCTACGACCTTGACCAG GGCCCGCTCTCCGCCCTGGCCGAGGTGCACCGGCAGCGGCGCGACCTGCTGCGCCGCGCCTGCAGCCGCCACACGCGCCGGCAGCGCCTGCTGCGGCCGGAGGACCTGCGGCACGTGCTGGTGGACGACGCGCACGGCCTGCTCTACTGCTACGTGCCCAAGGTGGCCTGCACCAACTGGAAGCGCGTGCTGCTGGCGCTGGGCGGCCGCGCCCGCGGAGACCCGCGCGCCATCCCCGCGCACGAGGCGCACGCGCCGGGCCGCCTGCGCTCGCTGGCCGACTTCAGCCCGGCCGAGATCAACCGGCGCCTGCGCGCCTACCTGGCCTTCCTCTTCGTGCGCGAGCCCTTCGAGCGCCTGGCCTCGGCCTACCGCAGCAAGCTGGCGCGGCCCTACAGCGCGGCCTTCCAGCGGCGCTACGGCGCGCGCATCGTGCGGCGCCTGCGGCCGCGCCCGGCCCCCGACGCGCTGGCCCGCGGCCACGACGTGCGCTTCGCCGAGTTCCTGGCCTACCTGCTGGACCCGCGCACGCGCCGCGACGAGCCCTTCAACGAGCACTGGGAGCGCGCGCACGCGCTCTGCCACCCGTGCCGCCTGCGCTACGACGTGGTGGGCAAGTTCGAGACGCTGGCCGAGGACGCGGCCTTCGTGCTGGGCCTGGCGGGCGCGCCCGGCCTGCGCTTCCCCGCGCCGCCGCCCCGGGCCCCGGCGGCCGCCGCGCGCGACCAGGCGGCGCGCCTCTTCCGGGACATCAGCCCCTTCTACCAGCGGCGGCTCTTCGGCCTCTACCGCATGGACTTCCTGCTCTTCAACTACTCCGCGCCCGCCTACCTGCGGCTGCGCTAG
- the CHST13 gene encoding carbohydrate sulfotransferase 13 isoform X1: MYWQGKYRLLHESTGVLDLVSWHWRACGLAVPHLHCFPALSGYLYQDLGRLDRQLAFENKALDSSWFGGKRSALQRLYDLDQGPLSALAEVHRQRRDLLRRACSRHTRRQRLLRPEDLRHVLVDDAHGLLYCYVPKVACTNWKRVLLALGGRARGDPRAIPAHEAHAPGRLRSLADFSPAEINRRLRAYLAFLFVREPFERLASAYRSKLARPYSAAFQRRYGARIVRRLRPRPAPDALARGHDVRFAEFLAYLLDPRTRRDEPFNEHWERAHALCHPCRLRYDVVGKFETLAEDAAFVLGLAGAPGLRFPAPPPRAPAAAARDQAARLFRDISPFYQRRLFGLYRMDFLLFNYSAPAYLRLR; encoded by the exons ATGTACTGGCAGGGGAAGTACAGGCTGCTGCATGAGTCCACGGGGGTACTGGACCTGGTGAGCTGGCACTGGAGAGCCTGCGGTCTGGCTGTGCCACACCTCCACTGCTTCCCAGCCCTTTCTGGCTATCTATACCAGGATCTGGGGAGGCTGGACAGACAGCTTG CGTTTGAAAACAAGGCCCTGGACTCCAGCTGGTTTGGTGGGAAGAGGAGTGCCCTGCAGAGGCTCTACGACCTTGACCAG GGCCCGCTCTCCGCCCTGGCCGAGGTGCACCGGCAGCGGCGCGACCTGCTGCGCCGCGCCTGCAGCCGCCACACGCGCCGGCAGCGCCTGCTGCGGCCGGAGGACCTGCGGCACGTGCTGGTGGACGACGCGCACGGCCTGCTCTACTGCTACGTGCCCAAGGTGGCCTGCACCAACTGGAAGCGCGTGCTGCTGGCGCTGGGCGGCCGCGCCCGCGGAGACCCGCGCGCCATCCCCGCGCACGAGGCGCACGCGCCGGGCCGCCTGCGCTCGCTGGCCGACTTCAGCCCGGCCGAGATCAACCGGCGCCTGCGCGCCTACCTGGCCTTCCTCTTCGTGCGCGAGCCCTTCGAGCGCCTGGCCTCGGCCTACCGCAGCAAGCTGGCGCGGCCCTACAGCGCGGCCTTCCAGCGGCGCTACGGCGCGCGCATCGTGCGGCGCCTGCGGCCGCGCCCGGCCCCCGACGCGCTGGCCCGCGGCCACGACGTGCGCTTCGCCGAGTTCCTGGCCTACCTGCTGGACCCGCGCACGCGCCGCGACGAGCCCTTCAACGAGCACTGGGAGCGCGCGCACGCGCTCTGCCACCCGTGCCGCCTGCGCTACGACGTGGTGGGCAAGTTCGAGACGCTGGCCGAGGACGCGGCCTTCGTGCTGGGCCTGGCGGGCGCGCCCGGCCTGCGCTTCCCCGCGCCGCCGCCCCGGGCCCCGGCGGCCGCCGCGCGCGACCAGGCGGCGCGCCTCTTCCGGGACATCAGCCCCTTCTACCAGCGGCGGCTCTTCGGCCTCTACCGCATGGACTTCCTGCTCTTCAACTACTCCGCGCCCGCCTACCTGCGGCTGCGCTAG